A single region of the Cronobacter condimenti 1330 genome encodes:
- a CDS encoding cytochrome c: MKRITVLALALWATHAGAQAMSRGEYVARAGDCMACHTAADGAPLAGGVKFATPLGDIYSTNITPDNTHGIGGYSYEDFARAMREGVAKDGHHLYPAMPYPSYAKMSDEDLRALYEYLMNEVKPQATANRDSDIPWPLSMRWPLGIWNSLFADEKPFTPRADKSAQWNRGAYLVQGPGHCGACHTPRGIGMQEKAFDERDEQFLAGEELNGWYAPSLRGLKMSEGDLTLLLRDGRSKHAALSGPMDEVVTNSTQYLSDDDNRAIASYLLSLPGSEPVKTQAPHLSQAALENGHQLYARYCATCHASNGEGADYAVPALKDNLTVNADNPLTLLRVVLEGGKTAVTERHLPYSMPGYGWALSDQDAADVTNYIRGSFGNHAAPVTPDQVKDARQWQHKE, from the coding sequence ATGAAGCGGATAACAGTTCTGGCGCTGGCCCTTTGGGCTACGCACGCGGGCGCGCAGGCGATGTCGCGCGGTGAATATGTGGCGCGCGCGGGCGACTGCATGGCCTGCCACACGGCGGCAGACGGCGCGCCGCTGGCAGGCGGGGTAAAATTCGCCACGCCGCTTGGTGATATTTACTCCACCAATATCACGCCTGATAACACCCACGGTATCGGCGGCTACAGCTATGAAGATTTCGCACGCGCGATGCGCGAGGGTGTGGCGAAAGACGGACATCACCTCTACCCGGCGATGCCGTATCCGTCGTATGCGAAAATGAGCGATGAGGATCTGCGCGCGCTCTACGAATACCTTATGAACGAGGTGAAGCCGCAGGCCACGGCAAACCGTGACAGCGATATCCCCTGGCCACTCTCAATGCGCTGGCCGCTCGGTATCTGGAATAGCCTCTTTGCCGATGAAAAACCGTTTACCCCGCGTGCGGATAAAAGCGCGCAGTGGAACCGCGGCGCCTATCTGGTGCAGGGGCCGGGACACTGCGGCGCCTGTCATACGCCGCGCGGCATCGGGATGCAGGAGAAAGCCTTTGACGAGCGCGATGAGCAGTTCCTCGCGGGGGAAGAACTCAACGGCTGGTATGCGCCATCGCTGCGCGGGCTGAAGATGTCCGAGGGGGATCTGACCTTGCTGTTGCGCGACGGGCGCAGCAAGCACGCCGCGCTCAGCGGGCCAATGGACGAGGTCGTCACCAACAGCACCCAATACCTGAGCGATGACGATAACCGCGCTATTGCAAGTTATCTGTTAAGCCTGCCCGGCAGCGAACCGGTGAAAACCCAGGCGCCGCATCTCTCGCAGGCCGCGCTTGAAAACGGTCATCAGCTCTATGCCCGCTACTGCGCGACCTGCCACGCCAGCAACGGCGAAGGCGCGGATTACGCGGTTCCGGCGCTGAAGGACAACCTGACCGTCAATGCTGATAATCCGCTGACGCTGCTGCGCGTGGTGCTGGAGGGCGGCAAAACCGCTGTCACTGAGCGCCATCTCCCGTACAGCATGCCGGGTTACGGCTGGGCGTTAAGCGATCAGGACGCGGCTGACGTCACCAACTACATTCGCGGCAGCTTCGGTAACCACGCCGCGCCGGTGACGCCAGACCAGGTCAAAGACGCTCGCCAATGGCAGCATAAAGAGTAG
- a CDS encoding FxLYD domain-containing protein gives MKKMLILCALVCSLLMPTAQADVAPVAIAGLHSVALTDVHFVKSEAGKLRIEGMVKNLTDHSFRQVYVAFNLLRNGMVVGYTTAITFHLAPDETWLFQAPCRTRVFKPDHFRLAELSAIP, from the coding sequence ATGAAAAAAATGTTAATCCTGTGTGCGCTCGTGTGCTCACTCCTTATGCCCACCGCGCAGGCGGATGTCGCGCCCGTAGCGATTGCCGGCCTGCATTCCGTCGCGCTCACCGACGTGCATTTTGTTAAATCCGAAGCCGGTAAACTGCGTATTGAAGGCATGGTAAAAAACCTCACCGATCACTCATTCCGCCAGGTCTATGTGGCGTTTAACCTGCTGCGTAACGGTATGGTGGTGGGCTATACCACCGCGATTACCTTTCATCTGGCGCCGGATGAAACCTGGCTTTTTCAGGCGCCATGTCGCACGCGTGTATTCAAACCGGACCATTTCCGGCTTGCCGAGCTTTCTGCCATCCCATAA
- a CDS encoding NAD(P)-binding protein — protein MAITRRDFLNGVAITVAAGMTPWHILRASPQTATQSLYYPPTLTGLRGNHPGSFEQAHALGREGKHFDPASVPVEETYDLVIVGAGISGLAAACFWQELRGKQQRILLLDNHDDFGGHAKRNEFHVDGKTVLGYGGSESFQSPANNFSETAMGLLKTLNVSIERMAKSFDQTFYPDLNLSRGVYFDKTNFGVDKIVSGDPGRAVADDIPPDRMNARDIRAFINDFPLPQDDRDALIALHTEKKDYLAGMSVDDKVAWLDSHSYRQFLSEKVGLSDSAIRYFQQRTNDFQAIGIDGTSASDARICALPGLDGMDLPPLDAESLADLEEPYIYHFPDGNAGLARLMVRHLIPAVAPGDSMDDIVVATFDYSQLDKPEHPVRLRLNSTGVHAANVAGGVEVTYLRDGKLHKVKAGQTVMAGYNMMIPYLVPEIPHDQQEALKQNVKAPLVYSKVVIRNWQPFIKLGVHEIYSPAAPYSRVKLDYPVDMGGYQHPRDPNAPIGLHMVYVPTFPGSELSAREQFRKGRAFLLGTPFEVHEKMIRDQLQGMFGAAGFDHERDIAAITVNRWSHGYSYFFSGLFDDEEGSQKIIEKARQPVGRITIANSDADWSPYANSAIDQGYRAVKELHDMAKESA, from the coding sequence ATGGCAATCACCCGACGTGATTTTCTCAACGGCGTCGCTATTACCGTGGCCGCAGGAATGACGCCGTGGCACATTTTGCGCGCCTCGCCGCAAACGGCGACGCAGTCGCTTTACTATCCGCCAACCCTTACGGGCCTTCGCGGCAACCATCCGGGTTCGTTCGAACAGGCGCACGCGCTGGGGCGTGAAGGTAAGCATTTCGATCCGGCAAGCGTGCCAGTGGAAGAGACCTACGATCTGGTGATTGTCGGTGCCGGCATCAGCGGCCTTGCGGCTGCCTGCTTCTGGCAGGAGCTTCGCGGTAAACAGCAGCGTATTCTGCTGCTTGATAACCACGATGATTTCGGCGGTCACGCCAAACGCAACGAATTTCACGTCGACGGGAAAACCGTGCTCGGCTACGGCGGCAGCGAGTCCTTCCAGTCGCCCGCCAATAATTTCAGTGAAACCGCGATGGGGCTGCTCAAAACGCTCAACGTCAGCATTGAGCGCATGGCGAAAAGCTTCGACCAGACGTTCTACCCGGATCTCAACTTAAGTCGCGGCGTCTATTTCGATAAAACCAATTTCGGTGTGGATAAAATCGTCAGCGGCGATCCGGGCCGCGCGGTGGCGGACGATATCCCGCCCGATCGTATGAATGCGCGCGATATCCGCGCGTTTATTAACGACTTCCCGCTGCCTCAGGACGATCGCGACGCGCTTATCGCGCTGCATACCGAGAAAAAAGATTATCTCGCTGGCATGAGCGTGGACGATAAAGTCGCCTGGCTCGATTCACACAGCTATCGGCAGTTCCTCAGTGAAAAAGTGGGCCTGAGCGACAGCGCCATTCGTTACTTCCAGCAGCGCACCAATGATTTCCAGGCCATTGGCATTGACGGTACGTCGGCGAGCGACGCGCGTATCTGTGCGCTGCCCGGGCTCGACGGCATGGATCTCCCGCCGCTTGATGCGGAATCGCTGGCCGATCTCGAAGAGCCCTATATCTATCACTTCCCGGACGGCAACGCCGGACTGGCGCGCCTGATGGTGCGTCATCTGATCCCCGCGGTGGCGCCAGGGGACAGCATGGACGACATCGTGGTGGCAACCTTCGACTACAGCCAGCTCGATAAACCCGAGCACCCGGTGCGCCTGCGCCTTAACAGCACTGGCGTGCATGCCGCGAACGTGGCGGGCGGCGTTGAAGTGACTTATCTGCGCGACGGTAAACTGCACAAGGTCAAAGCCGGGCAAACGGTCATGGCAGGCTATAACATGATGATCCCGTACCTGGTGCCGGAAATTCCGCATGACCAGCAGGAGGCGCTGAAGCAGAACGTCAAAGCGCCGCTGGTCTACAGCAAAGTAGTCATCCGCAACTGGCAACCGTTTATCAAGCTTGGTGTACATGAGATCTATTCGCCTGCCGCGCCGTACAGCCGCGTCAAGCTCGACTATCCGGTGGATATGGGGGGCTATCAGCACCCGCGCGATCCAAATGCGCCCATCGGCCTGCACATGGTCTACGTGCCGACGTTCCCCGGCAGCGAGCTCAGCGCCCGTGAACAGTTCCGCAAGGGGCGCGCGTTTCTGCTTGGCACCCCGTTTGAGGTGCACGAGAAAATGATCCGCGATCAGCTACAGGGCATGTTTGGCGCGGCCGGGTTTGACCATGAGCGCGATATTGCGGCGATCACGGTTAACCGCTGGTCACACGGCTACTCCTACTTCTTCAGCGGCCTCTTTGATGACGAAGAAGGCTCACAGAAAATCATAGAAAAGGCTCGCCAGCCGGTAGGGCGTATCACGATTGCAAACTCCGATGCCGACTGGAGCCCCTATGCCAACTCGGCTATCGATCAGGGGTATCGCGCGGTAAAAGAGCTGCACGACATGGCGAAGGAGAGCGCATGA
- a CDS encoding DMSO/selenate family reductase complex B subunit produces the protein MSQFKEYAPVSEEQLGFFIDSSRCSGCKACQVACKDKNNLEVGRRYRRVYEVHGGGFTPTGEGGLINNVFAYTLSVSCNHCEDPVCTRNCPTTAMHKRPGDGIVRVNTDKCVGCGYCAWSCPYGAPQRNTQTGQMSKCDFCIDRLAQGEAPMCVATCPLGAIQFGPIAALRARYGTLCDVKGLPPSSVTKPNLVIKPHQGAQQEEQHDA, from the coding sequence ATGAGTCAGTTTAAGGAATACGCCCCGGTAAGCGAGGAGCAGCTGGGCTTTTTTATCGATTCCTCGCGCTGTTCGGGCTGCAAAGCCTGCCAGGTAGCGTGCAAGGACAAAAACAATCTGGAGGTGGGGCGTCGCTATCGCCGGGTCTATGAAGTGCACGGCGGCGGTTTCACTCCAACCGGCGAGGGCGGGCTTATCAACAATGTTTTCGCCTACACGCTGTCTGTCTCCTGCAACCATTGCGAAGATCCCGTCTGCACGCGTAATTGCCCGACCACCGCGATGCACAAGCGCCCCGGTGACGGCATCGTACGGGTGAACACTGACAAATGCGTGGGGTGCGGCTATTGCGCCTGGTCATGTCCTTACGGCGCACCACAGCGCAACACCCAAACCGGACAGATGTCGAAATGCGATTTCTGCATTGACCGGCTGGCGCAGGGCGAGGCACCCATGTGCGTTGCCACCTGTCCGCTCGGCGCTATCCAGTTCGGGCCGATTGCCGCGCTGCGTGCCCGTTACGGTACGTTGTGCGACGTCAAAGGCCTGCCGCCGTCGTCTGTCACCAAACCAAACCTGGTTATCAAACCGCATCAGGGCGCGCAGCAGGAGGAACAGCATGATGCATGA
- a CDS encoding 4Fe-4S binding protein, with the protein MDLFATLAPAPPGVGARCARKRLRRSRCDRCITRCPTGALALHDGVITLARDRCTGCGICLFACPADALEHLAPLTRFYRDGVLFGPFTLPVAVEELLLWHAHYAIRAIAVDLTHDTHWLRPLAELNLLLRQRGEPGWQCMVPPATPGEMKRRLLAMPRGRVPHDVTSRRAAGAYALSFGVTLDAGRCLLCGACGHICPEGVIRFNEGTLTLDPSRCHGCGDCAAVCPVDAVSVAAGETFSVTRLRFTTARCVSCGEPWRAWAASETRCPLCRRHGFGMRGG; encoded by the coding sequence ATGGATCTGTTTGCAACCCTCGCGCCCGCACCACCCGGTGTGGGCGCACGCTGCGCCAGAAAACGCCTGCGCCGCAGCCGCTGCGATCGCTGCATCACGCGCTGCCCGACCGGCGCGCTGGCGCTTCACGACGGTGTGATTACACTTGCGCGTGATCGCTGCACAGGCTGCGGGATCTGCCTCTTCGCCTGTCCGGCAGACGCGCTGGAGCACCTTGCTCCGCTCACGCGGTTTTACCGCGATGGCGTGCTCTTCGGGCCTTTTACGTTGCCGGTCGCGGTGGAAGAACTGCTGCTCTGGCACGCGCATTACGCCATTCGCGCAATCGCGGTGGATCTGACGCACGACACCCACTGGCTACGCCCACTTGCCGAACTCAACCTGCTGCTGCGCCAGCGCGGCGAGCCTGGCTGGCAATGCATGGTGCCACCTGCGACGCCAGGTGAGATGAAACGCCGTTTATTAGCAATGCCGCGCGGGCGAGTACCGCACGATGTCACGTCACGCCGCGCGGCAGGCGCGTACGCTTTATCATTTGGCGTGACGCTGGATGCCGGACGGTGCCTTTTGTGCGGCGCCTGTGGGCATATTTGTCCTGAAGGAGTCATCCGGTTTAACGAGGGGACGCTCACGCTTGATCCGTCGCGCTGCCACGGCTGCGGCGACTGTGCGGCAGTCTGTCCGGTTGATGCCGTGTCGGTGGCGGCAGGCGAGACGTTTTCGGTTACTCGCCTCCGGTTTACGACCGCGCGCTGCGTCAGCTGTGGCGAACCCTGGCGTGCCTGGGCGGCGAGCGAGACGCGCTGCCCGCTTTGCAGGCGCCACGGCTTCGGTATGCGCGGCGGTTAA
- a CDS encoding DMSO/selenate family reductase complex A subunit, giving the protein MKPQRKKDETGEGGLSRRDFLRATSALAAVPLFTASGSSQAAVPAAAAIAAEQIVPTCSTFDCGGKCDIRAHVQDGVVTRISTCPDNDVDPAMPLMRACVRGRGYRQFVYHPDRLKYPMKRVGRRGEGKFERISWDEATTLIADNLKRLTEKYGPASRFMHTDTALSGGAFSGDKMARRLLNLTGGYLESYHSVSMGNTAAATPYTYGTAASGSSLDTLSHTPLVILWGHNPNETVFGHTNHYFQQMKRNGTRFIVVDPRYSDTVASLADQWVPLLPTTDNALMDAMMYVIISENLHDSAFLARYTLGFDEDSMPEGVPAGESLKAYLFGQKDGVAKTPQWAERITHVPAQTIRQLARDYATTKPAALIQGWGPQRHICGERTARGSTLLATLTGNVGIKGGWAAGYGGIGNRLFCADPYSVPNPVAEKISIMNWVQACDDASQITPENGLKGAERLSGNIKFIFNLAGNYLANQNPDINQTVEVLEDETRVEFIVVSDLFLTPSARYADLLLPETSFMERWNIGETWGTGNYLLLSQKLVEPEFERRSDYDWLREVARKLGIEARFSEGRSEKQWVEHIWEKTREALADHDLPDFAGLCQNPHVYLKAPPYVAFEENIRDPDNHPFPTPSGKIEIFSKRLWEMHHPEIPALSHYVPAPEGPEDALREKYPLQLITWKGKNRANSTQYANPWLQEVQRQQLWINPLDAQARGIHQGDTVRIYNDRGVVQIPAEVTPRIIPGVVAMQAGAWWQPDADGVDNGGCPNVLTSTRITPLAKGNAHQTLLVEVAKHESV; this is encoded by the coding sequence ATGAAACCACAACGTAAAAAGGATGAAACGGGCGAGGGCGGGCTGTCGCGGCGCGACTTTCTGCGTGCGACGTCAGCGCTGGCGGCGGTGCCGCTCTTTACGGCCTCTGGCTCGTCGCAGGCCGCCGTACCGGCTGCGGCGGCGATAGCAGCTGAGCAGATCGTCCCAACCTGCAGCACGTTTGACTGCGGCGGCAAATGCGATATTCGCGCTCACGTACAGGATGGCGTGGTGACGCGTATCTCCACCTGTCCGGATAATGACGTCGACCCGGCGATGCCGTTGATGCGCGCCTGCGTGCGCGGCCGTGGCTACCGGCAGTTCGTCTACCATCCCGACCGGCTCAAATACCCCATGAAGCGGGTGGGCAGACGCGGCGAAGGCAAATTCGAGCGCATCAGCTGGGATGAGGCGACGACGCTGATTGCCGATAACCTCAAGCGACTTACGGAAAAATATGGTCCGGCATCGCGCTTTATGCACACCGACACGGCGCTATCCGGCGGGGCGTTTTCCGGTGACAAAATGGCGCGGCGTCTGCTGAATCTGACCGGCGGCTATCTGGAGTCTTATCACTCGGTCAGTATGGGCAATACCGCCGCGGCCACGCCATATACGTACGGCACCGCCGCGAGCGGCAGTTCGCTGGATACCCTTAGCCACACGCCGCTTGTTATCCTCTGGGGCCATAATCCGAACGAAACCGTATTCGGCCACACAAACCATTACTTTCAGCAGATGAAGCGTAATGGCACCCGGTTTATTGTGGTCGATCCGCGCTACTCCGACACCGTTGCATCCCTCGCCGACCAGTGGGTGCCGCTGCTGCCCACCACCGATAACGCGCTGATGGATGCGATGATGTACGTCATCATCAGTGAAAACCTGCACGACAGCGCCTTTCTGGCCCGTTACACGCTTGGGTTTGATGAAGACTCAATGCCCGAGGGCGTACCGGCTGGCGAATCGCTGAAGGCCTATCTGTTTGGGCAAAAAGATGGCGTCGCGAAAACCCCGCAGTGGGCGGAGCGCATCACGCATGTCCCGGCGCAGACCATCCGCCAGCTTGCGCGCGATTACGCTACCACTAAACCGGCCGCGCTCATTCAGGGCTGGGGGCCGCAGCGTCATATCTGCGGCGAGCGCACGGCGCGCGGCTCCACGCTGCTCGCCACCCTCACCGGCAACGTGGGCATCAAAGGCGGCTGGGCGGCAGGCTATGGCGGCATCGGCAACCGGCTTTTTTGCGCCGATCCTTATAGCGTGCCCAACCCGGTCGCCGAGAAAATCTCCATTATGAACTGGGTGCAGGCGTGCGATGACGCGAGTCAGATAACCCCGGAAAACGGTCTGAAAGGCGCCGAAAGGCTCAGCGGTAATATCAAATTCATCTTTAATCTGGCCGGTAACTATCTGGCGAACCAGAACCCGGATATCAACCAGACCGTAGAGGTGCTGGAAGATGAAACCCGGGTAGAGTTCATTGTGGTGAGCGATCTCTTCCTCACGCCGAGCGCCCGTTACGCCGATTTGCTGCTGCCGGAAACGAGCTTTATGGAGCGCTGGAATATTGGCGAGACGTGGGGCACCGGCAACTACTTATTGCTGTCGCAAAAGCTGGTAGAGCCTGAATTTGAGCGCCGCTCGGACTACGACTGGCTCCGTGAGGTCGCCCGCAAACTCGGTATTGAAGCGCGCTTTAGCGAAGGGCGCAGTGAAAAGCAGTGGGTAGAACATATCTGGGAGAAAACCCGCGAGGCGCTGGCGGACCACGATTTGCCAGATTTCGCCGGGCTTTGCCAAAACCCGCATGTGTATCTCAAGGCGCCGCCATATGTCGCTTTTGAAGAGAATATCCGCGATCCCGACAACCATCCGTTCCCGACACCCTCCGGCAAAATCGAGATCTTCTCAAAGCGCCTCTGGGAGATGCATCACCCGGAGATCCCGGCGCTTTCTCACTACGTGCCCGCGCCGGAAGGCCCTGAGGACGCATTACGTGAAAAATACCCCTTACAACTCATCACCTGGAAAGGAAAAAACCGCGCCAATTCGACGCAGTACGCCAATCCTTGGCTTCAGGAGGTGCAGCGCCAGCAGCTCTGGATAAACCCGCTCGACGCGCAGGCGCGCGGCATCCACCAGGGCGACACGGTGCGGATTTATAACGATCGCGGCGTGGTGCAAATCCCGGCGGAAGTGACGCCGCGCATCATTCCCGGCGTGGTGGCAATGCAGGCGGGGGCCTGGTGGCAGCCCGATGCGGACGGCGTGGATAACGGCGGCTGTCCAAACGTGCTGACCAGCACGCGCATCACACCGCTTGCCAAAGGTAATGCCCATCAAACCCTGCTGGTTGAGGTAGCTAAACATGAGTCAGTTTAA
- a CDS encoding esterase-like activity of phytase family protein — MKIKPLALLFAAFFPLCSQAADPQVERYVVTFPHEDHVIYSGNYANAFPEGLPVGVGSGLLFLRKEGDALIFATVTDRGPNADSPKMGKQESKIFASPEFTPLLMTIRVTKDKAQASDPMPLHDAQGNISGLPLPAGLIGSTNELALNDALQTLKSDKRGLDTEGITPDGKGGYWLCDEYGPFIINVDANGAIIAKHGPQAEKGEEGVAGGLPNILKWRQPNRGFEGLTRMPDGRIIAAVQSTLDIDGKTKNTARFTRLVSFDPTTGKTAMYGYPIDIDVYKKAKDAKIGDIVALDDHRLLLIEQGGDKNKTMRNRVYVVDLSNATDLSEMDNTQPPEFDDAEKLNARGVKLASKTLAVDLRAVGWQQEKAEGLALIDPQTIAVINDNDFGLQSELLDPQGDKKDMDDYNVDGKGHLTLDGQPVASKIGIKPLEKPDSQNDLWVIKLDKPL, encoded by the coding sequence ATGAAAATTAAACCCCTTGCGCTCCTTTTCGCCGCGTTTTTCCCGCTCTGTTCACAGGCTGCCGACCCGCAGGTGGAACGATATGTGGTCACGTTTCCGCATGAAGATCATGTGATTTATTCCGGCAACTACGCGAACGCCTTTCCCGAGGGCCTGCCGGTAGGCGTCGGCTCAGGCCTGCTTTTTTTGCGTAAAGAGGGAGATGCACTGATTTTCGCGACCGTCACCGATCGCGGCCCGAACGCCGACTCCCCGAAAATGGGCAAGCAGGAGTCGAAAATTTTCGCAAGCCCCGAATTCACGCCGCTGCTGATGACAATTCGCGTCACAAAAGACAAGGCGCAGGCCAGCGACCCGATGCCGCTTCATGACGCGCAGGGCAATATCAGCGGCCTGCCGCTGCCGGCCGGGCTTATCGGCTCAACCAACGAGCTTGCGCTGAACGACGCGCTGCAAACCCTGAAGAGCGACAAACGCGGGCTCGACACCGAAGGCATTACGCCAGACGGGAAAGGCGGCTACTGGCTCTGCGACGAATATGGCCCGTTTATCATTAATGTTGACGCAAACGGCGCGATTATCGCCAAACATGGGCCTCAGGCGGAAAAAGGCGAAGAAGGCGTGGCGGGCGGCTTGCCGAACATCCTCAAATGGCGTCAGCCTAACCGCGGTTTTGAAGGGCTGACCCGCATGCCGGATGGGCGCATTATCGCCGCGGTACAGAGCACGCTGGATATCGACGGTAAAACCAAAAACACGGCGCGCTTTACCCGGCTGGTGAGTTTTGACCCCACCACCGGCAAAACGGCCATGTACGGTTACCCGATTGACATTGATGTCTATAAAAAAGCGAAAGATGCGAAAATCGGCGATATCGTGGCGCTGGATGACCATCGCCTGCTGTTAATTGAGCAGGGCGGCGACAAAAATAAAACGATGCGCAACCGCGTCTATGTGGTGGATCTCAGCAACGCGACAGACCTCAGCGAGATGGATAACACCCAGCCGCCGGAGTTTGACGACGCCGAAAAACTCAACGCGCGTGGGGTGAAGCTTGCCAGTAAAACGCTGGCGGTGGATTTGCGCGCTGTCGGCTGGCAGCAGGAGAAGGCCGAAGGGCTGGCGCTTATCGATCCCCAAACCATCGCGGTCATCAACGACAACGATTTTGGTCTGCAGTCAGAGCTGCTGGATCCGCAGGGCGATAAAAAAGACATGGATGATTATAACGTGGACGGCAAAGGCCACCTGACCCTGGACGGCCAGCCGGTCGCGAGCAAAATTGGCATCAAACCGCTGGAAAAACCCGATTCGCAAAACGATCTGTGGGTAATCAAGCTCGATAAGCCGCTCTGA
- a CDS encoding dimethyl sulfoxide reductase anchor subunit family protein, with product MHEFPLVLFTLLMQGAVGFTLMLCLTAGQLPRTGNATLVTFPAVLGTALAGGLGLLASTLHLGYPLNAFNALRHLSSSWLSREIALAGVFMALLGLGVLLTMTKRRMPWPLLWLAALAGMADIVAMASIYCHASVATWQHVNTWAMFLGSVVLIGAAVMQLRLALRPTGNTQANLRLERRLTLLALAMVLIRLLIQPAYYHFLAHVAVPVTFPLPSLAAFDASAGLRLMGWCCSVGGAMVLVLNMTRTQGPRASQVGGSLLILAGELLLRLAFFSIAA from the coding sequence ATGCATGAGTTTCCGTTAGTTCTTTTTACATTACTGATGCAGGGCGCGGTGGGGTTTACGCTGATGCTCTGCCTTACCGCCGGGCAACTGCCGCGCACCGGAAACGCCACGCTTGTGACGTTTCCGGCGGTATTGGGCACGGCACTGGCGGGCGGTCTTGGGTTACTCGCCTCGACGCTGCATCTGGGGTATCCGCTCAATGCATTTAATGCGCTGCGCCACCTTTCCAGTTCCTGGCTTAGCCGGGAAATTGCCCTCGCGGGTGTGTTTATGGCGCTGCTTGGCCTCGGCGTGCTGCTTACCATGACAAAGCGTCGCATGCCGTGGCCGCTGCTGTGGCTCGCCGCGCTGGCGGGCATGGCGGATATTGTCGCGATGGCCTCCATCTACTGCCATGCATCAGTGGCGACCTGGCAGCACGTTAACACCTGGGCGATGTTCTTAGGGTCGGTGGTGCTGATCGGCGCTGCGGTTATGCAACTGCGTCTCGCGTTACGGCCGACAGGTAATACCCAGGCGAACCTGAGGCTGGAGCGACGCCTGACGCTGCTGGCGCTGGCAATGGTACTCATCCGGCTGCTGATCCAGCCCGCGTATTATCACTTTCTGGCGCACGTGGCGGTGCCGGTAACGTTTCCACTGCCATCACTGGCCGCGTTTGACGCCAGTGCGGGGCTGCGGCTTATGGGCTGGTGCTGCTCGGTCGGCGGCGCGATGGTGCTCGTGCTGAATATGACGCGCACGCAGGGGCCGCGCGCGAGCCAGGTGGGGGGCAGTCTGCTGATACTGGCAGGCGAACTGCTGCTGCGTCTGGCGTTCTTCAGCATCGCGGCCTGA